AGAGGTCGCTGTCTGCCACGGCGTCGGAAACGGAAAGGTTCCTGCTGGCGTTGGGCTCGCTCATGACGGAACCCAGGGAACCGTTAACCCGCTGGATGTGAGACCTGAGGAGGCAGGAGCGAGCCTGTGGAGAGtccagcagcttttaaatatgTTAGGGTGAAAATTCGCACTGCAACTGTTGGTCGTTACGTCTTAAAACGTTTTATTATTCCCCGCTGCTGAAAAgacatgtttttgcctgtttgtctgttagcaaaatatctcatgaagcgaacagattttaatgcagGTGTGTGTACATGGCTCTAAACCCGGCCCTCTGCCGTACCTCCGCCGCCCCGCTCTGGTTGTTGCCTGACCCACTTCTGCACTGGGCCCGGTTCTCCTCGAGCTGCCGGAGGTACCAGAGCCGACCCCGGTCCAGAACCTCCAGCCCGGACCACAGGGcatccttctccttctccaaGTCTTTCAGCCGTTTGATCTGAAACGAGAACCTCTTTAAGGACCTTTTCAGCCGGCCCGGCACAGATCTGCCTGCTTTCTTCGGTTCTATTAAACAAAGACGGCAGGCGGTAAAGACACCAGAACCTCCATTTGTGAGAGGAGGATTCACACGACTTCATCCTTTAATAGGAAATAGCAGGAAAACTGAACACCAGGTGATCAAACAACTGTCCTGACAT
The DNA window shown above is from Kryptolebias marmoratus isolate JLee-2015 linkage group LG18, ASM164957v2, whole genome shotgun sequence and carries:
- the sapcd1 gene encoding suppressor APC domain-containing protein 1, whose protein sequence is MARRLSGSYSVVVIPLRTSLGSLEGLRFYLWIKRLKDLEKEKDALWSGLEVLDRGRLWYLRQLEENRAQCRSGSGNNQSGAAEARSCLLRSHIQRVNGSLGSVMSEPNASRNLSVSDAVADSDLWWQNTVLTQKVSDKNRQISLLEMEKAALLRQLDDLQASTEIHTSRPANPHFIDCFS